In the genome of Bacteroides mediterraneensis, the window ATGCCGACGTATTGGCCGACTTCCGCACCATCCGACGAAGCGTAGGCTACATGCCGGGACGTTTCTCCTTGTACCAAGACCTGACTGTGGAAGAAAACCTGCGTTTCTTTGCCACCGTCTTTCACACCACTGTGAAAGAGAACTACGAACGGATTCGGCCGATTTACGAACAGATTGCTCCGTTCAAAAACCGGCGAGCCGGAGCCCTGTCGGGAGGTATGAAGCAAAAGCTGGCATTGTGTTGCGCGCTGGTCCATGCTCCCAGAATCCTGTTTCTGGATGAGCCGACCACCGGAGTAGACCCTGTATCCCGCAGGGAATTCTGGGAGATGCTGGCCCGTCTCCGTCAGGAAGGCATCACTCTCGTGGTATCCACCCCTTTCATGGACGAAGCCCGACAATGCGACCGCGTGGCCTTCCTGTATGAAGGAGAAATCAAAGGTATCGACCGCCCGGAAACCATCCTGACACGGTTCAGCGACATTCTGTGTCCTCCCGGACTTAAGCGAAAAGCAGCAGTCGGAAACGCCGCCCCCCTCATTCAGGTAGACAATCTGGTCAAACGGTTCGGCACTTTTACCGCGGTCGACCATATCTCTTTCTCGGTACAGCGGGGAGAGGTTTTCGGCTTTTTGGGAGCCAATGGGGCCGGAAAAACCACCGCCATGCGTATTCTCTGCGGACTCAGTCTGCCTTCCGAAGGGAAAGCGGAAGTGATGGGGTTCGATGTCCGGACCCAGAGTGAGGAGATAAAACGACGAATCGGCTACATGAGCCAGAAGTTTTCGCTGTATGAAGACCTAACGGTCCGCGAGAATCTCCGCCTGTTCGGAGGTATCTACGGGGTCAATGCCAAAGAAATTACGACCCGCACCGAAGAGACCTTACGGCGTATCGGCCTCTACGAGGAGCAACATACCTTGGTCCGTTCCCTGCCGCTAGGCTGGAAACAACGGTTGGCCTTCTCGGTAGCTATCTTTCACCGCCCGGAACTGGTTTTTCTGGATGAACCGACCGGAGGTGTGGACCCGGCCACCCGCCGCCAGTTCTGGGGACTGATTTATCAGGCTGCCGACCAGGGAATCACCATTTTCGTCACCACGCACTACATGGACGAAGCAGAATATTGCGACCGCATTTCCATGATGGTGGACGGACATATCCGCGCCTTGGATACTCCCGACGGACTGAAAGCCCGTTTTCAAGCCCGAAACATGGACGAAGTGTTCCAGAAACTGGCCCGCGATGCCCAACGGGGAGACGCGGCTTTTACTCACGCTCAAACCGAACGACCATGAAACAGTTTATCGCTTTTGTCAGAAAAGAATTCCATCACATTCTGCGCGACCGGCGCACCATGCTGATACTGATAGGAATGCCGATTATACAGATTATCCTTTTCGGCTTTGCCATCTCTACCGAGGTGCGCAATGTCCAGACTGCCGTATTGGCTCCCTCCCTTCAGACGGATATACGGAAACTGGTAGAGCAACTGGATGCCAGTGAGTATTTC includes:
- a CDS encoding ATP-binding cassette domain-containing protein, whose product is METLIEVSHVSKNYGKVQALRNVSFQVKQGELFGLIGPDGSGKSTLFRILTTLLKPDQGTAHVLHADVLADFRTIRRSVGYMPGRFSLYQDLTVEENLRFFATVFHTTVKENYERIRPIYEQIAPFKNRRAGALSGGMKQKLALCCALVHAPRILFLDEPTTGVDPVSRREFWEMLARLRQEGITLVVSTPFMDEARQCDRVAFLYEGEIKGIDRPETILTRFSDILCPPGLKRKAAVGNAAPLIQVDNLVKRFGTFTAVDHISFSVQRGEVFGFLGANGAGKTTAMRILCGLSLPSEGKAEVMGFDVRTQSEEIKRRIGYMSQKFSLYEDLTVRENLRLFGGIYGVNAKEITTRTEETLRRIGLYEEQHTLVRSLPLGWKQRLAFSVAIFHRPELVFLDEPTGGVDPATRRQFWGLIYQAADQGITIFVTTHYMDEAEYCDRISMMVDGHIRALDTPDGLKARFQARNMDEVFQKLARDAQRGDAAFTHAQTERP